In a genomic window of Panthera tigris isolate Pti1 chromosome D4, P.tigris_Pti1_mat1.1, whole genome shotgun sequence:
- the CCL21 gene encoding C-C motif chemokine 21 — protein sequence MAQSLALSLLVLVLAFCIPWTQGSDGGAQDCCLKYSLRKIPAQVVRSYRKQEPSRGCPISAILFSPRKRSQPELCADPKETWVQQLMQRLDKPPAPRKQAQGCKRDKGAPKSGKKGKGSKGCKRTEQPQTPKGS from the exons CTCCTTGTCCTGGTCCTGGCCTTCTGCATCCCCTGGACCCAAG GCAGTGATGGAGGGGCGCAGGATTGTTGCCTCAAGTACAGCCTAAGGAAGATTCCCGCCCAGGTTGTCCGCAGCTACCGGAAGCAGGAGCCAAGCAGGGGCTGCCCCATCTCAGCTATCCT GTTCTCACCTCGGAAGCGCTCTCAGCCAGAGCTATGCGCAGACCCTAAAGAGACCTGGGTGCAGCAGCTGATGCAACGTCTGGACAAGCCACCAGCCCCACGGAAACAAGCCCAGGGCTGTAAGAGGGACAAaggagcccccaagtctggcaaGAAGGGAAAGGGCTCCAAAGGCTGTAAGAG GACTGAACAGCCACAGACCCCAAAAGGGTCATAG